The Pyrus communis chromosome 9, drPyrComm1.1, whole genome shotgun sequence genome has a segment encoding these proteins:
- the LOC137746127 gene encoding uncharacterized protein produces the protein MKLSAKPMSSPCRTDKFPPPLVRFLRTNVGSRSRGRLRSSPMFLRKKNTPAVETQEPSSPKVTCMGQVRVRRSSKQGGSRPRRARGTTGAPSRRRSKWIRTALFSRHFPGKIKAKSFRPVWRKWVPFFQLGFCRKGEVKKDPPKIESKFEDPIEGCSDGEDFSEEQGEQEFERKAKAFVVSPSLSTPPKNALLLTRCRSAPYRSSSLVSRFWGSPVRAEKTEEEQKPASERQSISDEEARLESESEEKLEFFRELEGEIRERMAKSASIEDTDGDFGGSARPLILTRCKSEPARSAAEKLDPELGFWKTRRFGIVDSCSPRVL, from the coding sequence ATGAAGCTCTCTGCAAAACCCATGTCGAGTCCGTGTCGGACGGACAAGTTCCCGCCGCCGTTGGTGAGGTTTCTGAGGACCAACGTCGGGAGCAGAAGCAGAGGCCGGTTGCGTTCGAGCCCAATGTTCCTGAGGAAGAAGAACACACCCGCCGTTGAAACACAAGAGCCGTCGTCTCCTAAAGTCACGTGCATGGGGCAAGTCCGAGTCCGGAGGTCCTCCAAGCAAGGCGGTTCGCGGCCCCGGCGAGCTAGAGGAACTACCGGAGCTCCTTCCCGACGGCGATCCAAATGGATCCGAACCGCCCTGTTTTCCCGCCATTTTCCCGGGAAAATCAAGGCCAAGTCTTTTCGACCCGTGTGGCGCAAATGGGTACCTTTTTTTCAACTGGGTTTTTGCAGAAAGGGAGAAGTCAAAAAGGACCCACCAAAGATTGAATCGAAATTTGAAGACCCAATTGAAGGTTGTTCAGATGGGGAAGATTTTAGCGAAGAACAAGGAGAGCAAGAATTCGAAAGAAAGGCGAAAGCTTTCGTCGTTTCTCCTTCTTTGTCCACGCCGCCGAAGAACGCCTTGCTGTTAACCCGATGCAGATCTGCGCCTTACAGGTCATCGTCTCTGGTGAGCAGATTTTGGGGTTCGCCGGTGAGAGCCGAGAAAACAGAGGAAGAACAGAAACCCGCGTCGGAAAGGCAGTCGATTTCGGATGAGGAAGCGAGATTGGAGTCGGAGAGCGAAGAAAAGTTGGAATTTTTCAGGGAATTGGAGGGCGAAATTCGAGAAAGAATGGCGAAATCGGCGAGCATCGAAGATACAGACGGAGACTTCGGCGGGTCGGCTCGGCCGCTGATACTGACGAGGTGTAAATCGGAGCCGGCGAGATCGGCGGCGGAGAAGCTCGACCCGGAGTTGGGTTTCTGGAAAACGAGAAGGTTCGGAATTGTTGATTCATGCTCACCGAGAGTTCTGtga